In Plasmodium vinckei vinckei genome assembly, chromosome: PVVCY_13, a single genomic region encodes these proteins:
- a CDS encoding shikimate dehydrogenase, putative gives MNDIISQDNQIKSKNFVTIYTIRMYLNGFIIGYVFRKEIYKNFYIHKNDNIIFDIIKKNKFSSIYNNYKKSTYISKITLRYKTRNYLFKNLNLYNNNQNYQHSYKTILFHKLPYLKRNVHIPNFFAVRLSFWTCICSTLCWHLNKRIDNIAISSTLSGLIASSVNKTFFRESTKVFIPNWFGCIISYAIFI, from the exons atgaatgaCATAATTTCACAAgataatcaaataaaatctAAGAACTTTGTAACAATTTATACTATCCGTATGTATTTAAATGGATTTATAATTGGATATGTTTTCAGAAaagaaatttataaaaacttttatatccataagaatgataatataatctttgatattataaaaaaaaacaaattttcatcaatttataataactataaaaaatcgACATATATATCGAAAATTACTTTACGTTACAAAACAAGaaactatttatttaaaaacctaaatctatataataataatcaaaattatCAACATAGCTACAAAAcgattttatttcataaattACCCTATTTGAAAAGAAATGTTCATATCCCCAATTTTTTTGCCGTTAGATTATCATTTTGGACAT GCATATGTTCCACTTTATGTTGGCATTTAAACAAGCGGATAGACAATATAGCCATTTCCTCCACCCTTTCTGGGCTTATAGCTTCATCCGTAAA taaaacattttttagaGAATCCACAAAAGTTTTTATTCCTAATTGGTTTGGATGTATCATTAG